The window CGAGTTGTGGGACGAGCACCCGCCGAGCACCCGGGCCCGCGAGTGGCGCAGGAAGCTGTTGCCGCGCTCCTGGGGCTCGACCAGGTAGTCCCAGTCGTACCCGGACTCCAGCAGGAACATCCAGTCGGTCAGCCGCAGGATCTTCTGGTCGTCGACGTCGGTGGGGCCCGCCTCGAGCAGGCACACGGTGACGTTCGGATCCTCGGACAGGCGCGCCGCCACGACGCACCCCGCGCTGCCGCCACCCACGACGACGTAGTCGAACTCCATGCTCAGCCCTTGAACCAGCGGAGCGGGGCGGGGGCGGTGTTCTGCCAGATGTGTTTCGCCTCGCGGTACTCGGCCAGCCCGGTGGGGCCGAGCTCACGCCCGTTGCCGGACTGCTTGTACCCGCCCCACTCGGCCTGCGGCACGTACGGGTGGTAGTCGTTGATCCAGACCGTGCCCGCCCGGATGCCCCGGGCCATCCGCTCGGCGCGCGCCGCGTCCGTGGTCCACACCGCGCCGGCCAGCCCGTACTTGGTGTCGTTGGCCAGGGCCAGCGCCTCGGCCTCGGTCTCGAACGTCTCGACGGTGAGCAGCGGCCCGAACGTCTCCTCCCGGACGATGCGCATGTCGGCCCGGCACCCGTCGAACACCGTCGGGCGGTAGAAGTAGCCGTTGGCGAGCGCGGGATCGTCCGGGCGGCGTCCGCCGGCGACCAGCGTCGCGCCCTCGGCCAGACCTGCGGCCACGTAGGCCTCGACCTTGTCGCGGTGCGCGGCCGACACCAGCGGACCGGTCTCCGACGACGGGTCGAGCCCGTTGCCGACGACGATCCGCTCGGCCCGGGCCGCGACCTCGGCGACCACGTCGTCGTGGATCGACGCCTCGACCAGCAGCCGGGCGCCGGCCGAGCAGACCTGCCCGGAGTGGAGGAACACCGCGGTCAGCGCGTAGTCGACGATCGTGTCGAAGTCGCTGTCGGCGAACACGATGTTCGGGTTCTTGCCGCCGAGCTCGACCGTGACCCGCTTGACCGTGTCGGCGGCGGCCTTGAGGATCCGCTTCCCGGTGGCGACGCCCCCGGTGAACGACACCAGGTCGACCTCGGGGTGCTCGACCAGCGCGCCGCCGACCGGCCCGGCGCCGAGCACGAGGTTGACGACGCCGTCCGGCACCCCGGCCTCGACCAGCAGCTCGACCAGCCGGATCGTCGTCAGCGGCGTGACCTCGCTGGGCTTGACGACCACGGTGTTGCCGGCCGCCAGGGCCGGTGCGACCTTCCAGGAGATCTGCAGCAGCGGATAGTTCCACGGCGTGATCAGCGCGCAGACGCCGACCGGCTCGTAGACGATGCGGCTGACCACGGTGGACTGCCCGGCGTCGACGAGCCGCCCGGGGTCGCTGCCCGCGATGCCCGCGTAGTAGCGGAAGACCGAGATCACGTCGTCGACGTCGAGCCCCGACTCGAGCAGCGTCTTGCCGGTGTCGAGCGTCTCCAGGCGGGCGATGTCGTCCTTGTCGCGGGCCAGCAGGTCGGCGACCTTGGTGAGGATCGCCGCCCGGTCACCGACCGGGGTGTTCGCCCAGCCACCGGCGTCGAACGCGCGCCGGGCCGCGGTGACCGCCCGACCGACGTCGGACGCGTCGGCCAGATCGACCTGCGCGACCGTGCTGCCGTCGAACGGGTTGAGTACGTCGTCTTTGCCGCCGGAACCGGGACTCCAGATTCCGTCGATGAACAGGCCGGGCACCCGTCACCGCCTCTCTCACGAAGGGGCATCGTTGCGCCAGGCGAACCGTGTTGATTGCTCGGCAACAGTCTGGCCGGGCGATTTTCGCGGGTCAAGAACCGGCGTTCGGCCTGTGGACGACCTAGAGTTGCGTCATGCGGAACAGTGAGCGCCTTTCGGAAGAGGTCGTTCCGCCTGCGCCGGCCGGTGTGCAATCGGTCGACCGCGCGGTCAGCGTTCTGGAGATCCTGGCCCGGCGCGGCGAAGCCGGGGTCAGCGAGGTCGCCGGCGAGCTCGGTGTCCACAAGTCGACCGCGTTCCGGTTGCTCGAGACGCTCGAAGACCGCAGCATGGTCGAGCAGACCGCCGACCGGGGCAAGTACCGCCTCGGCTTCGGCGTCGTCCGGCTGGCCGGGGCCGTGTCCGCGCGGCTCGACGTCGTCCAGCAGGGCCGGCCCGCCTGCGAACAGCTCGCGGCCGCGGTCGGCGAGACCGTGAACCTGGCCGTACTGCGCGAGCACTACGCGGTCAACGTCGACCAGGTCCGCGGCCGGGCGACGGTCACGACCCACAACTGGGTCGGCCAGCTCACCCCGCTGCACGCCACGTCGAGCGGGAAGGTGCTGCTCTCCGCGCTGTCGGCGGCCGACCGCCGGGCCGCGTACGCGTCCGGCGACCTGGCCGCGTACACCCCGGCCACGATCGTGTCGGTCTCCGCCCTCGAAGAACAACTGGCCGACGCTCTGGAGCGCGGCTACGCGGTGACCGTCGAGGAGTACGAGATCGGTCTGAACGCGGTGGCGGCCCCGGTGCGGGACGCCAACGGCACCGTGGTCGCCGCGGTCAGCGCGTCCGGGCCGGCGTACCGGTGCCCGGAGGAGCGGCTGCACGAGATCGCGCCGGTCGTCGTGGGCACCGGCGAGGAGATCAGCCGCCGGCTCGGCTACTTCGGCTGAGCGCCGGTCGGGTGTCGGCCCAGCAGGAAGAGCGCGAGCTCCACCCGGAGACGTTCGGACGGGTCGTCCAGCTCGACCGGGAGCAGCTGATCGATCTGCGCGAGCCGGCGATCGAGCGTGTGGCGATGGACGTGCAGGAGGCGGGCCATCGCCGAGCGGCGCCGGCCGGCACCGAGGTAGCAGACGAGCGTCGCGGTCAGGTCGTCGTCGGTCGGGGTCCGGCCCAGCGGGCCGAGCGTGCTCCGGACGAAGTCGTCGCGGTCGGCCGGATCGAGCGAGAGCAGCGCGCGGAACGGCGCGGCCGCGACGCCGTCCATGCTGCTCACCCCCAGGTGGGCCGCCACTGCGGCGCCCCCGATCGCCCGCCGCAGCCCGGCCCCGGCGCCTCCGGCCCCGGCGGTCCCGGCCGTCCCCGATCCCGGGGGCAGGTCGTCCAGCGGCGCGGCCGACAGGATCACCGCCCAGCCGTCGACCTCGCCGATCAGCGCCGCCGGGTACCGGCGGCGGAGCCGGAGCGCGGTCGAGTCGCTCCCCGCCGTCGGACCCACGCCGACGGGCGCGGCCGCGGCCCAGCGGAAGCGGACGTCGACCCCGCTGCGCTGGGCCCGGGCGGTCAGGTCGGCGACGGCTTGCAGGACGCGCATCGCTCGCCGAATGAGGTGACTCAGCAATGTGGAATCGAGTATTCCGCCGGCCGCGAGCCGTTCGATTCCCATTTCGGTGAGGACTTCGGCGGCTATCTCGTGGGCGAGAATAGTCACTTCCATCGGTATTCCGGCGTTGCCCCGTTCGACCGCGATACCGCGGACCCGCGCGGTCAGGCCGGCCAACGGCGTATCGGCCACCATGTGGTTCAGCGCAAGGTCAACGGTTCCGGCCATTTTCGCGTGGACGTCCGCGACGACGTCGTCGGGAAGCGAATCCATCAGCGGAATGCGCGAACTCATCGCATCGAAGACGCGATCGGTGACCAGGTCCAGATCCGCGCGCAACGCGGCCAGGACGTCGGTCAGACCAGCGTGCCTCTCATTCACTGGTACGACTGACGATGAGCGCGAGCCGCTCGATCTGGTCGACGTCGTCGCCGTAGCAGTAGAAGACGAGTTCGT of the Cryptosporangium phraense genome contains:
- a CDS encoding aldehyde dehydrogenase family protein, producing the protein MPGLFIDGIWSPGSGGKDDVLNPFDGSTVAQVDLADASDVGRAVTAARRAFDAGGWANTPVGDRAAILTKVADLLARDKDDIARLETLDTGKTLLESGLDVDDVISVFRYYAGIAGSDPGRLVDAGQSTVVSRIVYEPVGVCALITPWNYPLLQISWKVAPALAAGNTVVVKPSEVTPLTTIRLVELLVEAGVPDGVVNLVLGAGPVGGALVEHPEVDLVSFTGGVATGKRILKAAADTVKRVTVELGGKNPNIVFADSDFDTIVDYALTAVFLHSGQVCSAGARLLVEASIHDDVVAEVAARAERIVVGNGLDPSSETGPLVSAAHRDKVEAYVAAGLAEGATLVAGGRRPDDPALANGYFYRPTVFDGCRADMRIVREETFGPLLTVETFETEAEALALANDTKYGLAGAVWTTDAARAERMARGIRAGTVWINDYHPYVPQAEWGGYKQSGNGRELGPTGLAEYREAKHIWQNTAPAPLRWFKG
- a CDS encoding IclR family transcriptional regulator; the encoded protein is MQSVDRAVSVLEILARRGEAGVSEVAGELGVHKSTAFRLLETLEDRSMVEQTADRGKYRLGFGVVRLAGAVSARLDVVQQGRPACEQLAAAVGETVNLAVLREHYAVNVDQVRGRATVTTHNWVGQLTPLHATSSGKVLLSALSAADRRAAYASGDLAAYTPATIVSVSALEEQLADALERGYAVTVEEYEIGLNAVAAPVRDANGTVVAAVSASGPAYRCPEERLHEIAPVVVGTGEEISRRLGYFG
- a CDS encoding helix-turn-helix domain-containing protein, producing the protein MRVLQAVADLTARAQRSGVDVRFRWAAAAPVGVGPTAGSDSTALRLRRRYPAALIGEVDGWAVILSAAPLDDLPPGSGTAGTAGAGGAGAGLRRAIGGAAVAAHLGVSSMDGVAAAPFRALLSLDPADRDDFVRSTLGPLGRTPTDDDLTATLVCYLGAGRRRSAMARLLHVHRHTLDRRLAQIDQLLPVELDDPSERLRVELALFLLGRHPTGAQPK